The following proteins are co-located in the Cupriavidus pauculus genome:
- the ahbB gene encoding siroheme decarboxylase subunit beta: protein MPDAPPSLDPIDRALIQATQAGLPLVPAPWQALGDALGLDEAAVLARFAALRARGVLRRVAAVPNHYALGYRANGMTVWDVDDAHVAELGARIGALPGVSHCYQRPRHLPDWPYNLFAMVHARTRDEAAPQIARIRALLGPACRAHDVLWSTRILKKTGLRLQAPGD from the coding sequence ATGCCCGACGCCCCACCATCCCTCGACCCGATCGACCGGGCGCTGATCCAGGCCACGCAGGCCGGCCTGCCGCTGGTGCCGGCGCCGTGGCAGGCGCTGGGCGATGCGCTGGGCCTGGACGAAGCCGCCGTGCTGGCCCGGTTTGCAGCGCTGCGCGCGCGCGGCGTGCTGCGGCGCGTGGCGGCCGTGCCGAATCACTACGCGCTGGGCTACCGCGCCAACGGCATGACCGTGTGGGACGTGGACGACGCCCACGTGGCGGAACTGGGCGCGCGCATCGGCGCCTTGCCTGGCGTGAGCCACTGCTACCAGCGCCCGCGCCACCTGCCGGACTGGCCCTACAACCTGTTTGCGATGGTCCACGCGCGCACGCGCGACGAGGCGGCGCCGCAGATCGCCCGCATCCGCGCGCTGCTGGGCCCGGCCTGCCGCGCGCACGACGTGCTCTGGTCCACCCGCATCCTCAAGAAAACCGGCCTGCGCCTGCAGGCGCCAGGAGATTGA